A single region of the Phycisphaerae bacterium RAS1 genome encodes:
- a CDS encoding VanZ like family protein: MTARWRHWYRRILPAYWAFLACSTHLPKLRLETRVPQEDKIAHALAFALLAFLFWRCAQSIYGRLSPAFVWIAAATLAAYAALDEYTQPFFNRSGDLRDWLFDVAGAAIALAALEYRRRRKPASPAAAPARRANSDQFAQTNGGSDRKIVA; encoded by the coding sequence GTGACCGCCCGCTGGCGCCACTGGTACCGCCGCATTCTGCCAGCCTACTGGGCCTTCCTCGCCTGCTCGACGCACCTGCCGAAGTTGCGGCTGGAGACGCGCGTCCCGCAGGAAGACAAGATTGCTCACGCCCTGGCGTTCGCGCTGCTTGCGTTTCTGTTCTGGCGCTGTGCTCAGTCGATCTACGGTCGGCTTTCGCCCGCGTTCGTGTGGATCGCCGCCGCGACGCTGGCCGCTTACGCCGCGCTCGATGAGTACACGCAACCCTTCTTCAACCGCAGCGGCGACCTGCGCGACTGGCTTTTTGACGTGGCCGGTGCGGCGATCGCGCTGGCGGCGCTTGAGTATCGCCGACGACGGAAGCCCGCGTCGCCGGCTGCGGCGCCGGCCCGGCGTGCGAATTCCGACCAATTCGCACAAACCAATGGCGGCTCGGACCGTAAAATCGTTGCGTAA
- a CDS encoding Soj-like protein, which produces MRSLAIINQKGGVGKTTTAVNLAAGLARLSRRVLLVDLDPQSHASLHVGVQIEPGQPGMYEVLIGSAALAEVARDVSDCLSVAGSTIDLVAAEIELLEHPGRERILAEALARYREAFDFCIIDCPPSLGLLTINALTAVHEVVIPLQAHFLALQGLGRLLETVSLVRQTSNPALRVAGVLLCMFERGTRLAQEVSDDVAAFLAQAGPDDPWFGACLFKTAIRRNVKLAECPSFGKTIFDYAGASHGAEDYLELARDVLAAGPRSLSAETVEPRVAVAPDAELREAAAPAGATDAVPIATSS; this is translated from the coding sequence ATGCGATCGCTGGCCATCATCAACCAGAAAGGCGGCGTGGGCAAAACGACCACGGCCGTCAATCTCGCCGCCGGCCTGGCGCGGCTCAGCCGTCGCGTGCTGCTGGTCGATCTTGACCCACAATCCCACGCGAGTCTGCACGTCGGCGTGCAGATCGAGCCTGGCCAGCCCGGCATGTACGAGGTGCTGATCGGGTCGGCGGCGCTGGCGGAGGTGGCGCGCGACGTCAGCGACTGCCTCAGCGTCGCCGGATCAACCATCGACCTGGTTGCCGCTGAAATCGAGCTGCTCGAACATCCCGGCCGCGAGCGCATCCTGGCCGAGGCTCTGGCCCGCTACCGCGAAGCCTTCGATTTCTGCATCATCGACTGCCCCCCCTCGCTGGGCCTGCTGACGATCAACGCCCTGACCGCCGTGCACGAGGTCGTGATCCCGCTCCAGGCGCACTTTCTGGCGCTCCAGGGACTCGGGCGGCTGCTGGAAACGGTCTCGCTCGTGCGGCAGACGTCCAACCCGGCGCTGCGCGTCGCCGGCGTGCTGCTGTGCATGTTCGAGCGCGGCACGCGGCTGGCCCAGGAAGTCAGCGACGACGTGGCGGCGTTTCTGGCGCAGGCCGGCCCCGACGATCCGTGGTTCGGGGCGTGCCTGTTCAAAACCGCGATTCGCCGAAATGTGAAACTGGCCGAGTGCCCCAGCTTCGGCAAGACGATCTTCGACTACGCCGGCGCCAGTCACGGGGCGGAGGACTATCTGGAGCTGGCCCGCGACGTGCTCGCGGCCGGGCCGCGCAGCCTGTCGGCTGAAACCGTCGAACCGCGCGTCGCCGTTGCGCCGGACGCGGAACTCCGCGAGGCGGCCGCGCCGGCCGGAGCGACCGATGCCGTCCCGATTGCAACCTCATCCTAG
- the phoR_3 gene encoding Alkaline phosphatase synthesis sensor protein PhoR — protein sequence MRLVRVSLAAKYRILFGLAVLLIIGAALYVPGYRMERLVEAQAFREAQRVADDHFRLVMPEPDAAPPGGIHGAEFSLLPQTFEQKVRFLPLRVPAADGAADAAKDAFISEALRRFVLHPNYNVWHVITSTPAGRRFQYAHAVRVSKRCLACHDEDKMATPYRENQLAGIITVDLPADVSTLGLNWNRAVIIAAGLLAGVLAIVVFYVITHKFILAPIEELRAVALRVTAGDLDVRSNVHTGDEFEQLSDNLNAMLERLRASQEELKTANRSLDQKLGEIAETNVALFEANRVKSEFIANVSHELRTPLTSIIGFAELLREGANDEGSKQSRYAENILISGRILLEIINDLLDLAKIEAGKVEMKIERLAPVDVCGPLVDFMRPIADKRRIHLHLEADGNLPALQSDRGKVRQVLFNLLSNAIKFSPEGGVVSLIVRPEGEAGVRFEVVDAGPGIAPEHHAIIFEKFRQIDQSHTREQGGTGLGLAIAKELTYLLGGEIGVQSELGKGATFWLQLPTRAPTPRDRPLVSLV from the coding sequence ATGCGCCTGGTGCGAGTATCGCTGGCCGCCAAGTACCGGATCCTCTTCGGTCTGGCCGTGCTGCTGATCATCGGCGCCGCGCTCTATGTCCCCGGCTATCGCATGGAACGCCTGGTGGAGGCGCAGGCGTTTCGCGAGGCGCAGCGCGTCGCCGACGACCACTTCCGCCTGGTCATGCCCGAGCCCGACGCGGCGCCGCCGGGCGGAATCCACGGAGCGGAGTTCAGTCTGCTGCCGCAAACCTTCGAGCAGAAGGTGCGTTTTTTGCCGCTGCGCGTCCCGGCCGCTGACGGCGCGGCCGACGCGGCGAAAGATGCATTCATCAGCGAAGCCCTGCGGCGGTTCGTGCTGCACCCGAACTACAATGTCTGGCACGTCATCACGAGCACGCCGGCGGGCCGCCGCTTCCAGTACGCCCACGCGGTGCGGGTCAGCAAGCGCTGCCTGGCGTGCCACGATGAAGACAAGATGGCCACGCCTTACCGCGAGAACCAACTGGCCGGGATCATCACGGTTGATCTGCCGGCGGATGTGAGCACGCTGGGGCTGAACTGGAACCGCGCGGTGATCATCGCCGCCGGGCTGCTGGCGGGCGTGCTGGCGATCGTGGTGTTCTACGTCATCACCCACAAGTTCATCCTGGCGCCGATCGAGGAGTTGCGGGCGGTGGCCTTGCGCGTCACCGCCGGCGACCTCGACGTTCGCTCGAATGTTCACACCGGCGACGAATTTGAGCAGCTCTCCGACAACCTGAACGCGATGCTCGAGCGGCTGCGGGCGTCACAGGAGGAGCTGAAGACCGCCAACCGCTCGCTGGATCAGAAGCTGGGCGAAATCGCCGAGACGAACGTGGCCCTGTTCGAGGCCAACCGCGTCAAGAGCGAATTCATCGCCAACGTCTCGCACGAGCTGCGCACGCCGCTGACCAGCATCATCGGCTTCGCCGAGCTGCTGCGCGAGGGCGCCAACGACGAGGGCTCCAAGCAGTCGCGCTACGCCGAGAACATCCTGATCTCCGGGCGCATCCTGCTGGAAATCATCAACGACCTGCTGGACCTGGCGAAGATCGAGGCCGGAAAAGTCGAGATGAAGATCGAACGGCTGGCGCCCGTGGATGTGTGCGGTCCGCTGGTCGACTTCATGCGGCCGATCGCCGACAAGCGCCGCATCCACCTGCACCTGGAGGCCGATGGGAACCTGCCGGCGCTTCAGTCTGACCGCGGGAAAGTGCGACAGGTGCTCTTCAATCTGCTCTCCAATGCGATCAAGTTCAGTCCCGAGGGCGGCGTGGTCAGCCTCATCGTGCGCCCGGAAGGCGAGGCGGGCGTGCGCTTTGAGGTGGTCGACGCCGGCCCGGGCATCGCGCCCGAGCACCACGCCATCATCTTCGAGAAATTCCGCCAGATCGATCAATCGCACACGCGCGAACAGGGCGGCACCGGCCTGGGCCTGGCGATCGCGAAGGAGCTGACCTATCTGCTGGGCGGCGAGATCGGCGTGCAAAGCGAGCTGGGCAAGGGCGCCACGTTCTGGCTGCAACTGCCGACGCGCGCCCCGACCCCGCGCGATCGCCCGCTGGTGTCGCTGGTGTGA
- the prsA_2 gene encoding Foldase protein PrsA precursor: MNWLRIIVVSQTLLAAVACPCAKADGDAIALINGRPITRQQVVDLVMQAHGYAALQQLVALELARQESGRRGLAVTEADIQLEFDRAVKKISPQRDAAGVDLNADEKQRALTMLLEQRNISMAEFRVGMERNAHLRKVAEADFRVDDKTLREEFARTLGEKAEVRHVQVAASDAATLQKAVDALANQVDFATVVQRYSQNPDAAGGGLMAPFSFKDESLPAALREAAFALQAGEVSPPIRTGNMVHILRLERRISPADVRFEDVREQVLAGMRERVTDELRGKLLTELLDKADVRVLDADLKKKYEEMKKQNAAANAAGK, translated from the coding sequence ATGAACTGGCTCAGGATCATCGTCGTGTCGCAAACGCTGCTTGCCGCGGTTGCCTGCCCCTGCGCCAAGGCCGACGGCGATGCCATCGCCCTGATCAATGGACGCCCCATCACCCGGCAGCAGGTGGTGGACCTGGTCATGCAGGCGCACGGGTACGCGGCCCTGCAGCAACTGGTGGCGCTGGAGCTGGCCCGCCAGGAATCGGGACGGCGCGGACTGGCGGTCACCGAAGCCGATATTCAGCTCGAGTTTGACCGGGCGGTGAAGAAGATCTCGCCGCAGCGCGACGCCGCCGGCGTCGATTTGAACGCCGATGAGAAACAGCGGGCGCTGACCATGCTGCTGGAGCAAAGAAACATCTCGATGGCCGAATTCCGCGTGGGAATGGAGCGCAACGCGCACCTGCGGAAGGTCGCCGAGGCCGACTTTCGCGTCGACGACAAGACGCTGCGCGAGGAGTTCGCGCGCACGCTGGGCGAGAAGGCCGAGGTGCGGCATGTGCAGGTGGCCGCCAGCGACGCCGCAACGCTCCAGAAAGCGGTGGACGCCCTGGCGAATCAGGTGGACTTTGCAACGGTGGTCCAGCGCTACAGTCAGAATCCGGACGCCGCCGGCGGCGGGCTGATGGCGCCCTTCAGTTTTAAGGACGAGTCGCTGCCGGCCGCGCTGCGCGAGGCGGCGTTCGCGCTTCAGGCGGGCGAGGTCTCGCCGCCGATCCGCACCGGGAACATGGTGCATATTCTGCGGCTTGAGCGGCGGATTTCGCCGGCGGACGTGCGTTTCGAGGATGTCCGCGAGCAGGTGCTGGCGGGCATGCGCGAGCGCGTGACCGACGAGCTGCGCGGAAAGCTCCTGACCGAGCTGCTGGACAAGGCCGACGTGCGCGTGCTCGACGCCGACCTGAAGAAGAAGTACGAAGAGATGAAGAAACAGAACGCGGCCGCGAATGCCGCGGGCAAGTAG
- the lepB gene encoding Signal peptidase I, which produces MSQLSTPAAGRSPTRKESIYEQIASFVIFFIHLLVLKTYFLPLFVIPTGSMAETLRGVHICTTCKNCGTDYAVGARDPSLNRQRSGDLMFFGDPPWAMSCPNCRWLQFLPRAMPQAPRGNTLEAIPAVRAGDRIVAHAWPYDFGGAIGPQRWDVVVFKVPKDGTTNYIKRLIGMPNEKIELIDGDLFVNDGIQHKTAEAQRSLWFPYYRHDFPAREASGPNNFHPRWAARGAAWKDVATRVVRFDGAQSDRGEIEFVTTPGSDQGPGLIEDVYGYNDPSAETQGGRVLLPETAIGRCIVTDTRLSCDVLFEDGDGYVELLTSKYDLTLAGRIYRDGRVVLSAQRESAAPVTWDEGRVSVGSRPLRVALANVDYVASLSVDGREIVVSTAEQFSITPGAARERLTSKVSPRIRIAAEKVRAACSHLLIERDVFYASSSPFAPGQLFNGVAGNPITLSKDQYFVCGDNSPNSVDSRWWGTAVGGVPGAHLQPALHRNDYQVGTVPADQMVGRAFFVYWPGFLPAVQESGNQPLPWWLTILPDVGRIRWIH; this is translated from the coding sequence GTGAGCCAGCTTTCCACCCCCGCCGCCGGGCGAAGCCCGACCCGCAAGGAGAGCATCTACGAGCAGATTGCCTCATTCGTGATCTTCTTCATTCACCTGCTCGTGCTGAAGACCTATTTCCTGCCACTGTTTGTGATTCCCACCGGCTCGATGGCCGAGACGCTTCGCGGCGTCCACATCTGCACCACGTGCAAGAACTGCGGCACCGACTACGCCGTCGGCGCCCGCGACCCGTCGCTCAACCGCCAGCGCAGCGGCGACCTGATGTTCTTCGGCGACCCGCCCTGGGCCATGAGTTGTCCCAATTGTCGCTGGCTGCAATTCCTGCCGCGGGCCATGCCGCAGGCGCCGCGCGGCAACACGCTCGAGGCCATCCCGGCCGTCCGCGCCGGCGACCGGATCGTGGCGCACGCGTGGCCTTATGACTTCGGCGGAGCGATCGGCCCGCAGCGCTGGGACGTGGTCGTCTTCAAGGTCCCCAAGGACGGCACGACCAACTACATCAAGCGGCTGATCGGAATGCCGAATGAGAAGATCGAGCTCATCGACGGCGATCTTTTCGTCAACGACGGCATTCAGCACAAGACCGCTGAAGCTCAGCGATCGCTCTGGTTTCCCTACTACCGGCACGATTTCCCCGCGCGCGAGGCGTCCGGGCCAAACAACTTTCATCCGCGCTGGGCCGCGCGCGGCGCCGCGTGGAAGGATGTTGCGACACGCGTCGTGCGATTCGATGGAGCGCAGTCCGACCGCGGCGAGATCGAATTCGTCACGACGCCCGGAAGCGACCAGGGGCCCGGGCTGATCGAAGACGTCTACGGCTACAACGACCCGTCCGCCGAGACGCAGGGCGGCCGCGTGCTGCTGCCGGAGACCGCGATCGGCCGCTGCATCGTGACCGACACGCGGCTCTCATGCGACGTGCTCTTCGAAGACGGCGACGGTTATGTTGAATTGCTCACGAGCAAGTACGACCTGACGCTCGCCGGGCGGATCTATCGCGACGGCCGCGTCGTGCTCAGCGCGCAGCGCGAAAGCGCAGCGCCCGTGACCTGGGACGAAGGGCGCGTCAGCGTGGGAAGTAGGCCGCTGCGCGTCGCGCTGGCAAATGTCGACTACGTTGCATCGCTGAGCGTCGACGGGCGCGAGATCGTAGTGTCGACTGCCGAGCAGTTCTCGATCACGCCTGGCGCGGCCCGAGAGCGGCTCACGTCCAAGGTCTCGCCGCGAATCCGCATCGCCGCGGAAAAAGTGCGCGCCGCCTGCTCGCACTTGCTCATCGAGCGTGACGTGTTCTATGCCTCCTCCAGCCCCTTTGCCCCCGGCCAGCTCTTCAACGGAGTCGCGGGCAATCCGATCACGCTTTCCAAAGACCAGTATTTCGTCTGCGGCGACAACAGCCCCAACAGCGTGGACAGCCGTTGGTGGGGAACGGCCGTGGGCGGCGTCCCCGGCGCCCACCTTCAGCCGGCGCTGCATCGCAATGATTACCAGGTGGGAACCGTGCCGGCCGACCAGATGGTGGGCCGGGCGTTTTTTGTCTACTGGCCGGGATTTCTGCCCGCCGTTCAGGAAAGCGGCAATCAGCCGTTGCCCTGGTGGCTGACGATTCTCCCCGACGTGGGGCGCATCCGCTGGATACACTAG
- the sipV gene encoding Signal peptidase I V — MLPEIPIATRRQDRRGSAMADSKQAPRFVTPDLPSHPDDPTPDSAGELCAAEPNASGAAEARESPARTLARIVETSQTVLTGLILAFVFRAYQIEPFMIPTGSMAEALCGSHTTQLCRACGWEYNSDVISADRESRRRMAPDQLFCPNCHLRVSAEEAAPTLKAGDRIVVHKWCYDLPFFSPQPWDVIVFRDPANSQQNYIKRVVGLPGETVEIVDGDVFVDGRIRRKTRAAQAALWSVVFDQSFAPSPEAQSGKAPRWVSDAQPAGGADSAWTGLDSRVIRFQPTDGAAHAIRFNAEASREYLLDVCGYDRGSSGTPVSDVRLSAALTRNPQSSLEFELTRGEHVFVLALTEDHATLRHRRTDVDPAVDETLAECRVPFSLSATRQVEFEHVDYRVAARIDGRELLASRDEHYAPDLAGLRRESGGKAVALCIRAEGGRARLERLRLDRDVHYTYTPGRTRRAHAGNPFVLAAGEFFVLGDNSADSHDGREWFERSVNLNDGYRLGTVRRDQIVGQAALVYLPGLTPVVSGGTARMPDLGRVRFIR, encoded by the coding sequence ATGCTCCCCGAAATCCCGATCGCGACGAGGCGCCAGGACCGTCGCGGCTCCGCGATGGCAGACTCGAAACAAGCACCGCGCTTCGTGACACCCGACCTTCCCTCTCATCCCGACGACCCGACCCCGGACAGCGCTGGAGAATTGTGCGCTGCGGAGCCAAATGCGTCCGGCGCTGCCGAAGCGCGCGAGTCGCCGGCCCGGACGCTCGCCCGAATTGTCGAAACATCGCAGACTGTCCTCACCGGGCTGATCCTGGCGTTCGTCTTTCGCGCTTATCAGATTGAACCCTTTATGATCCCCACCGGGTCCATGGCCGAGGCGCTGTGCGGCTCACATACCACCCAGCTCTGCCGCGCGTGCGGCTGGGAGTACAACTCGGACGTGATCAGCGCCGACCGCGAATCGCGCCGCCGCATGGCGCCGGATCAGCTTTTCTGTCCGAACTGCCACCTGCGCGTCTCAGCGGAAGAGGCCGCCCCGACGCTCAAGGCCGGCGACCGGATCGTCGTCCACAAGTGGTGCTATGATCTGCCCTTTTTCTCCCCGCAGCCGTGGGATGTGATCGTCTTCCGCGATCCGGCCAATTCGCAGCAGAACTACATCAAGCGCGTCGTCGGATTGCCGGGCGAGACGGTCGAGATCGTCGATGGCGACGTGTTCGTCGATGGGCGGATTCGCCGAAAGACCCGCGCGGCGCAGGCGGCGCTCTGGTCGGTGGTCTTCGATCAGTCCTTCGCGCCATCGCCCGAGGCCCAGTCGGGCAAGGCGCCCCGCTGGGTCAGCGACGCCCAGCCCGCCGGCGGCGCGGATTCGGCGTGGACCGGGTTGGACTCACGCGTCATCCGCTTTCAGCCCACGGACGGCGCGGCGCACGCCATTCGCTTCAACGCCGAGGCCAGCCGCGAGTACCTGCTGGATGTGTGCGGCTACGACCGCGGCTCGTCGGGCACGCCGGTCTCGGACGTGCGTCTCAGCGCCGCTCTCACGCGCAATCCACAGAGCAGCCTCGAGTTCGAGTTGACGCGCGGCGAGCACGTGTTTGTTCTGGCGTTGACCGAAGATCATGCGACGTTGCGGCACAGGCGCACCGACGTCGATCCCGCCGTTGACGAGACGCTCGCGGAGTGCCGCGTCCCGTTTTCCCTCTCCGCGACGCGCCAAGTCGAGTTCGAGCACGTCGATTACCGCGTCGCCGCCCGCATCGATGGCCGCGAGTTGCTGGCGTCGCGCGACGAGCACTACGCGCCGGACCTCGCCGGGCTGCGGCGCGAGAGCGGCGGAAAGGCCGTCGCCTTGTGCATTCGCGCCGAGGGCGGCCGCGCCCGGCTGGAGCGCCTGCGGCTGGATCGCGACGTTCACTACACGTACACGCCCGGCCGCACGCGCCGCGCTCACGCCGGCAATCCGTTCGTCCTGGCGGCTGGCGAGTTCTTCGTGCTGGGCGATAACAGCGCCGACAGCCACGACGGCCGCGAGTGGTTCGAACGCTCGGTGAATCTGAATGATGGCTATCGCCTCGGGACCGTGCGGCGCGATCAGATTGTCGGGCAGGCAGCGCTCGTGTATCTTCCGGGACTGACGCCCGTGGTTTCCGGCGGCACGGCGCGAATGCCGGACCTTGGTCGTGTCCGGTTCATCCGCTGA
- the lptB gene encoding Lipopolysaccharide export system ATP-binding protein LptB, with product MLLEAQNLVKAYNGRTVVSDVCFSVNEREIVGLLGPNGAGKTTSFRITVGMVTPEGGSIRFDGRDITELPMYKRARRGMGYLTQEPSVFQRLSVEENLMAICETLRLSRAARRKKVDELLEQFGLTHIRKSPARVVSGGERRRVEIARSLVTSPRLILLDEPFSGLDPRIVEDLRTEIVKLRDRGIAILLTDHNVHETLKVTDRSYVIDQGRVISDGTPAKLINDPLVRQRYLGNTFRGDEFGPDGGTRAAG from the coding sequence ATGCTCTTGGAAGCACAGAATCTCGTCAAAGCATACAACGGCCGGACGGTCGTCAGTGATGTCTGCTTTTCCGTGAATGAGCGCGAGATCGTCGGGCTGCTCGGACCCAACGGGGCTGGAAAAACCACGAGCTTTCGCATTACCGTGGGCATGGTGACGCCCGAGGGTGGCTCGATTCGCTTCGACGGACGCGACATCACCGAGCTGCCCATGTACAAACGCGCCCGCCGCGGCATGGGCTATCTCACGCAGGAGCCGAGCGTCTTTCAACGCCTCTCCGTTGAAGAGAACCTGATGGCCATCTGCGAAACGCTGCGGCTCAGCCGAGCGGCGCGGCGCAAGAAGGTTGACGAGCTGCTCGAGCAATTCGGCCTGACGCACATCCGCAAGAGCCCGGCGCGGGTCGTCTCGGGCGGCGAGCGGCGGCGGGTCGAGATCGCCCGCTCGCTGGTGACCAGCCCGCGGCTGATCCTCCTCGACGAACCCTTCAGCGGGCTGGATCCGCGCATCGTCGAAGATCTCCGCACGGAAATCGTCAAGCTGCGCGACCGGGGAATCGCGATTCTGCTGACCGATCACAACGTTCATGAAACTCTGAAGGTCACCGACCGCAGTTACGTCATCGACCAGGGCCGCGTCATCAGCGACGGCACGCCGGCTAAACTGATCAACGACCCGCTCGTCCGCCAGCGCTACCTCGGCAACACGTTCCGGGGCGACGAGTTCGGCCCGGACGGCGGAACGCGCGCCGCGGGATGA
- the dtd gene encoding D-tyrosyl-tRNA(Tyr) deacylase, translated as MRAIVQRVSRASVTVAGQVVGRIDAGLLVYAAAVADDGPDDISYIADKVSQLRIFHDEAGKMNRGVLETGGAVLLVSAFTLLADARKGRRPAFLGAAPGPVAEPLIARLAEAIRAHGVRVETGRFAGEMQVESVNDGPICIPLDSRRLW; from the coding sequence ATGCGCGCCATCGTTCAACGTGTCAGTCGCGCGTCGGTGACCGTCGCCGGCCAGGTTGTCGGCCGGATCGATGCCGGCCTGCTGGTGTACGCCGCGGCGGTCGCCGATGACGGCCCCGACGACATCTCCTACATCGCCGACAAGGTCAGTCAGCTTCGAATCTTCCACGACGAGGCGGGCAAGATGAACCGCGGCGTGCTGGAAACGGGCGGGGCCGTGCTGCTCGTCAGCGCCTTCACGCTGCTGGCCGACGCGCGCAAGGGCCGCCGGCCGGCATTTCTGGGGGCGGCGCCCGGCCCGGTGGCCGAACCGTTGATCGCGCGGTTGGCCGAGGCGATTCGCGCTCACGGCGTGCGCGTGGAAACGGGCCGGTTTGCGGGGGAGATGCAGGTTGAGTCTGTCAACGACGGACCGATCTGCATTCCGCTTGATTCGCGACGGTTGTGGTAG
- the csn gene encoding Chitosanase precursor → MNDAIFRAGQRPLATLVALLAAALLAGCPETDTTVGSSASTDGDPADSQSGDQPSDVVETGLTPAQRLRADQFISIFENDTLELQYAYIGAIEDGRGYTAGRAGFTSATGDMLVVVERYVAAEPQSALAAFLPRLRELAAAHSGSLDGLAGLPPAWEQAAEDARFRDIQDAVVAEEYFDPALQFARELGLTTALGVLALYDANIQHGAGDDPDGVPAMIARTSQRAGGAPADGVDETEWLSTFLEVRRATLLNATDPETREAWAQSTDRVTAQEQLVREANFNLDGPININTQDHQATIP, encoded by the coding sequence ATGAATGACGCCATCTTTCGAGCCGGACAAAGACCGCTGGCGACCCTCGTCGCGCTGCTGGCCGCCGCGCTTCTGGCGGGTTGCCCCGAAACGGACACAACCGTCGGGTCTTCCGCCTCCACGGACGGCGACCCTGCGGACTCGCAATCGGGAGATCAACCGTCCGATGTGGTTGAAACCGGCCTCACGCCGGCGCAACGCCTGCGGGCGGACCAGTTCATCAGCATCTTCGAAAACGACACGCTGGAGCTGCAGTACGCCTATATCGGCGCCATCGAGGACGGCCGCGGCTACACCGCCGGCCGGGCCGGTTTCACGTCGGCGACCGGCGACATGCTGGTCGTCGTCGAGCGCTACGTCGCGGCGGAGCCGCAGAGCGCGCTGGCCGCGTTTCTGCCGCGACTGCGTGAATTGGCCGCGGCGCACAGTGGGTCGCTGGACGGACTGGCCGGCTTGCCGCCGGCGTGGGAGCAGGCCGCAGAAGACGCGCGTTTTCGCGACATTCAGGATGCGGTCGTGGCGGAGGAGTACTTCGATCCGGCCCTGCAGTTTGCGCGCGAGCTCGGGCTGACGACGGCCCTGGGCGTTCTGGCGCTTTACGACGCCAATATTCAGCATGGCGCCGGCGACGACCCCGACGGCGTGCCGGCGATGATCGCACGGACCAGCCAGCGCGCCGGCGGCGCCCCCGCCGACGGCGTGGATGAAACCGAGTGGCTCTCCACATTCCTCGAGGTTCGACGGGCGACGCTCCTGAACGCGACCGACCCCGAGACCCGCGAAGCCTGGGCGCAATCCACGGACCGCGTGACGGCCCAGGAGCAACTTGTGCGAGAGGCCAACTTCAACCTGGACGGGCCGATTAACATCAACACGCAGGATCACCAGGCGACGATCCCGTAG
- the sigL_2 gene encoding ECF RNA polymerase sigma factor SigL — MAGSKNSYQNPARKCGASPATSVAGSVRPSKSTRSDTNAVGPATVARLGWRSNEVEGTPPQATGFYELSLSSVASIMAIHADAAVRPVPALDRALERHRASLHRYFAVRLGADGATADDLMQQLWLLVSRSTAAVPEADLEAWIRGIARNLIRTHWRVVRRRPPQAPLPDARTAGELSQRLVTQELPAADLERREVRDQLLLALTAMPSEPQQMLIEHYFHGRSHADLSAELGVSERAVEGRLYRARQALRQALLHLAHDGDL; from the coding sequence ATGGCCGGATCCAAGAACTCCTATCAGAACCCCGCACGGAAGTGCGGGGCCTCGCCCGCCACTTCCGTGGCGGGTTCTGTTCGGCCGTCTAAATCAACAAGATCTGACACAAACGCTGTGGGGCCGGCGACCGTGGCGCGTTTAGGCTGGCGTTCGAACGAGGTCGAAGGCACGCCGCCCCAGGCCACGGGCTTCTACGAGCTGAGCTTGTCTTCTGTCGCGAGCATCATGGCGATTCACGCGGACGCTGCGGTGCGGCCCGTTCCGGCGCTTGATCGAGCGCTGGAGCGACACCGCGCCAGCCTCCATCGCTACTTCGCCGTCCGCCTCGGGGCCGATGGCGCGACGGCCGACGACCTCATGCAGCAGCTCTGGCTGCTCGTCTCGCGCAGCACGGCGGCGGTGCCGGAGGCGGACCTGGAGGCGTGGATCCGCGGAATCGCACGCAACCTGATCCGCACGCACTGGCGCGTCGTCCGTCGGCGCCCGCCGCAGGCCCCGCTGCCTGACGCGCGAACCGCCGGCGAGCTGTCGCAGCGGCTCGTGACTCAGGAACTGCCCGCGGCCGACCTGGAACGCCGCGAAGTGCGCGACCAGTTGCTTCTGGCGCTCACCGCGATGCCCAGCGAGCCGCAGCAGATGTTAATCGAGCACTACTTCCACGGCCGGTCTCACGCTGATCTATCCGCGGAGCTGGGCGTGAGCGAGCGGGCGGTGGAAGGCCGGCTCTATCGGGCGCGGCAGGCGCTGCGGCAGGCGCTTCTGCACCTGGCCCACGACGGCGACCTGTAG
- a CDS encoding DinB superfamily protein, which translates to MERTELQKRWDEAWESGLWAAPWKKLLEGLSPEDAAWSPQPQRHSIWQIVNHMIFWREEAIRRFNAGQPSTDEEIARRNFESPAAPTQVAWSETTARFSASQQRVRSTMAEAKTDIDKIRYLLAHDMYHQGQVAYLRAMRGKPTPE; encoded by the coding sequence ATGGAACGGACCGAATTGCAGAAGCGCTGGGATGAGGCGTGGGAGAGCGGCCTGTGGGCGGCCCCGTGGAAGAAACTGCTCGAAGGCCTGTCGCCGGAGGACGCGGCCTGGTCGCCGCAGCCGCAGCGGCATTCGATCTGGCAGATTGTGAATCACATGATCTTCTGGCGGGAGGAGGCGATCAGGCGCTTCAACGCCGGGCAGCCGTCGACGGACGAGGAAATCGCCAGGCGGAACTTTGAATCGCCGGCGGCGCCGACGCAGGTGGCGTGGAGCGAGACGACGGCCCGCTTTTCTGCGTCGCAGCAGCGCGTGCGAAGCACGATGGCGGAGGCGAAGACCGACATCGACAAGATTCGCTACCTGCTGGCGCATGACATGTACCACCAGGGGCAGGTGGCATACCTGCGCGCCATGCGCGGCAAGCCGACGCCGGAATGA